A single window of Kitasatospora sp. HUAS MG31 DNA harbors:
- a CDS encoding CDP-alcohol phosphatidyltransferase family protein: protein MTVTDPETLVGLGDEEETELRRRRWARDRELRAPRSPQHLSTADFLTLGNAVCGFLAIYSITTGILMPHLTGESSSPVKHSAATAVTLLLIGSMCDLFDGLVARKLRSSALGAELDNLADLISFGIAPAYFVAVWGIVSPGSDQRLSALIALTVLLAVVLRLARFSAVKMRPGIFQGMPCPMGAMTVIAIVLLDPPFVPGLLMIFGVAYLMVSRIEYPKPQGLLATATLCWIVFSIGCLAAWAAGLPGGDSLMHVGAVAQIALAAMAPLLVIRRKVGQKVGDVRARRAESRG, encoded by the coding sequence TTGACCGTGACTGATCCTGAGACCCTTGTCGGCCTGGGCGACGAGGAGGAGACCGAGCTCCGCCGCCGCCGCTGGGCGCGCGACCGCGAGCTGCGGGCCCCCCGCTCGCCCCAGCACCTCTCCACGGCCGACTTCCTGACCCTGGGCAACGCCGTCTGCGGCTTCCTGGCGATCTACTCGATCACCACCGGGATCCTCATGCCGCACCTCACCGGCGAGTCCAGCTCCCCGGTGAAGCACAGCGCGGCGACCGCCGTGACGCTGCTGCTGATCGGCTCGATGTGCGACCTGTTCGACGGCCTGGTGGCCCGCAAGCTGCGCTCCTCGGCGCTGGGCGCGGAGCTCGACAACCTGGCCGACCTGATCAGCTTCGGCATCGCCCCCGCGTACTTCGTCGCGGTCTGGGGCATCGTCTCCCCCGGCTCCGACCAGCGGCTGTCCGCGCTCATCGCGCTGACCGTGCTGCTCGCGGTGGTGCTGCGGCTGGCCCGGTTCTCGGCCGTCAAGATGCGGCCCGGGATCTTCCAGGGCATGCCCTGCCCGATGGGCGCCATGACCGTGATCGCGATCGTCCTGCTGGACCCGCCGTTCGTGCCGGGCCTGCTGATGATCTTCGGCGTGGCCTACCTGATGGTGAGCCGGATCGAGTACCCGAAGCCGCAGGGCCTGCTGGCCACGGCGACGCTCTGCTGGATCGTCTTCTCCATCGGCTGCCTCGCGGCCTGGGCCGCGGGTCTGCCGGGCGGCGACTCGCTGATGCACGTCGGTGCGGTGGCGCAGATCGCGCTGGCGGCCATGGCGCCGCTGCTGGTCATCCGCCGCAAGGTCGGCCAGAAGGTCGGCGACGTCCGCGCCCGCCGCGCGGAGTCCCGCGGCTGA
- a CDS encoding phosphatidylserine decarboxylase, whose product MPISPSPHTSVPDSDALAAPTAGRRPRVTIARGATPWFVPTLATAAVTTALTRRSGKWALAAVPACALSAGMLWFFRDPEREIGTGRVISPADGVVQSIDAWPDGRTRVAIFMSPLNVHVNRAPLPGTVTSVEHVAGGFVPAFNKDSDQNERVVWHFDTELGDIEMVQIAGAVARRIVPYVDAGTKVEQGDRIGLIRFGSRVDTYLPAGVEVGVEVGQKTTAGVTRLDRD is encoded by the coding sequence ATGCCCATCAGCCCGTCCCCTCACACCTCCGTCCCGGACAGCGACGCCCTCGCCGCCCCGACGGCCGGTCGGCGCCCCCGCGTGACCATCGCGCGTGGCGCCACTCCCTGGTTCGTCCCCACCCTGGCCACCGCCGCCGTGACCACCGCCCTCACCCGGCGGTCCGGCAAGTGGGCCCTGGCGGCCGTGCCGGCCTGCGCGCTCAGCGCGGGCATGCTGTGGTTCTTCCGCGACCCAGAGCGTGAGATCGGCACCGGCAGAGTGATCTCCCCGGCCGACGGCGTGGTCCAGTCCATCGACGCCTGGCCGGACGGCCGCACCCGCGTCGCCATCTTCATGAGCCCGCTCAACGTCCACGTCAACCGCGCGCCGCTGCCCGGCACCGTGACGTCCGTGGAGCACGTCGCCGGCGGCTTCGTCCCGGCGTTCAACAAGGACAGCGACCAGAACGAGCGGGTCGTCTGGCACTTCGACACCGAGCTCGGCGACATCGAGATGGTGCAGATCGCCGGGGCCGTGGCCCGCCGGATCGTGCCGTACGTGGACGCCGGTACCAAGGTCGAGCAGGGCGACCGGATCGGCCTGATCCGCTTCGGCTCCCGCGTCGACACCTACCTGCCGGCCGGCGTCGAGGTCGGCGTCGAGGTCGGCCAGAAGACCACCGCCGGGGTGACGCGCCTTGACCGTGACTGA
- a CDS encoding acyl-CoA dehydrogenase family protein — translation MGRLAQTDGLTEIQRDILATVRDFVDKEIIPVATELEHKDEYPTAIVEGMKQLGLFGLTIPEEFGGLGESLLTYALVVEEIARGWMSVSGIVNTHFIVAHMINAHGTQEQKEYFLPRMAAGEIRGAFSMSEPGLGSDVAAISTKGVKDGEFYVLNGQKMWLTNGGTSTLVAVLCKTDEGGSTPYKNMTTFLIEKEPGFGPNPKVPGLTVPGKIEKMGYKGVDTTELVLQDVRIPADRILGGVPGKGFYQMMDGVEVGRVNVAARGCGVARRAFELGISYAQQRTTFGKKIAEHQAIQFKLAEMATKVEAAHQMMVMAARKKDSGERNDLEAGMAKYLASEYCKEVVEDAFRIHGGYGFSKEYEIERLYREAPMLLIGEGTAEIQKMIVGRRLLEEYRLAD, via the coding sequence ATGGGACGCCTCGCACAGACCGACGGCCTGACCGAGATCCAGCGGGACATCCTCGCCACCGTGCGGGACTTCGTCGACAAGGAGATCATCCCGGTCGCGACCGAGCTGGAGCACAAGGACGAGTACCCGACCGCGATCGTCGAGGGGATGAAGCAGCTCGGCCTGTTCGGCCTGACCATCCCCGAGGAGTTCGGCGGCCTCGGCGAGTCCCTGCTGACCTACGCCCTGGTGGTCGAGGAGATCGCCCGCGGCTGGATGTCGGTCTCCGGCATCGTCAACACCCACTTCATCGTCGCGCACATGATCAACGCGCACGGCACCCAGGAGCAGAAGGAGTACTTCCTTCCGCGGATGGCGGCCGGCGAGATCCGCGGCGCGTTCTCGATGTCCGAGCCGGGCCTCGGCTCCGACGTGGCGGCCATCTCCACCAAGGGCGTCAAGGACGGCGAGTTCTACGTCCTCAACGGCCAGAAGATGTGGCTGACCAACGGCGGCACCTCCACCCTGGTCGCGGTCCTGTGCAAGACCGACGAGGGCGGCAGCACCCCGTACAAGAACATGACCACCTTCCTGATCGAGAAGGAGCCCGGTTTCGGCCCGAACCCCAAGGTTCCCGGCCTGACCGTGCCCGGCAAGATCGAGAAGATGGGCTACAAGGGCGTCGACACCACCGAACTGGTGCTCCAGGACGTCCGGATCCCGGCGGACCGCATCCTCGGCGGCGTCCCCGGCAAGGGCTTCTACCAGATGATGGACGGCGTCGAGGTCGGCCGCGTCAACGTCGCCGCCCGCGGTTGCGGCGTCGCCCGCCGCGCCTTCGAGCTGGGCATCTCGTACGCCCAGCAGCGCACCACCTTCGGCAAGAAGATCGCCGAGCACCAGGCCATCCAGTTCAAGCTGGCCGAGATGGCCACCAAGGTCGAGGCCGCCCACCAGATGATGGTGATGGCCGCCCGCAAGAAGGACAGCGGCGAGCGCAACGACCTGGAAGCCGGCATGGCCAAGTACCTCGCCTCCGAGTACTGCAAGGAGGTCGTCGAGGACGCCTTCCGCATCCACGGCGGCTACGGCTTCTCCAAGGAGTACGAGATCGAGCGGCTCTACCGCGAGGCCCCGATGCTGCTGATCGGTGAAGGTACTGCGGAGATCCAGAAGATGATCGTCGGCCGCCGCCTCCTCGAGGAGTACCGCCTGGCGGACTGA
- a CDS encoding MaoC family dehydratase: MQFGRTYEEFEVGAVYKHWPGKTVTEYDDHLFCLLTMNHHPLHMDANYATTTVQGQNVVVGNYIYSLLLGMSVEDVSGKALANLEIESLRHIAPTFHGDTIYGETTVLDKNMTSKPDRGIVYVETKGYKQDGTVVCIFRRKVMVPTEQYLKERGGDQPGRPEPLA, from the coding sequence ATGCAGTTCGGACGCACCTACGAAGAGTTCGAGGTCGGCGCGGTCTACAAGCACTGGCCCGGGAAGACGGTCACCGAGTACGACGACCACCTCTTCTGCCTGCTCACCATGAACCACCACCCGCTGCACATGGACGCCAACTACGCGACCACCACCGTGCAGGGCCAGAACGTCGTGGTCGGCAACTACATCTACTCGCTGCTGCTCGGCATGAGCGTCGAGGACGTGTCCGGCAAGGCGCTCGCCAACCTGGAGATCGAGTCGCTGCGCCACATCGCGCCGACCTTCCACGGCGACACCATCTACGGCGAGACCACAGTCCTCGACAAGAACATGACCTCGAAGCCGGACCGCGGCATCGTCTACGTCGAGACCAAGGGCTACAAGCAGGACGGCACGGTCGTCTGCATCTTCCGCCGCAAGGTGATGGTGCCGACCGAGCAGTACCTCAAGGAGCGCGGCGGCGACCAGCCCGGGCGCCCCGAGCCCCTCGCGTAA
- a CDS encoding HpcH/HpaI aldolase/citrate lyase family protein → MSVNRLRPRRSCLAVPGSNPRFLEKAQGLPADQVFLDLEDACAPLVKESARHNIVDALNNGDWGAKTKVVRVNDWTTHWTYRDVITVVEGAGPNLDCIMLPKVQDAEQVKALDLLLTQIEKTMGFEVGKIGIEAQIENAKGLINVDAIATASPRLETIIFGPADFMASINMKSLVVGEQPPGYDADAYHYILMRILMAARANDLQAIDGPYLQIRNADGYKAVARRAAALGFDGKWVLHPDQVAAANEIFSPSQEDYDHAELILDAYDWCTSEAGGAKGSAMLGDEMIDEASRKMALVISGKGRAAGMERTSKFEPPQA, encoded by the coding sequence ATGTCTGTCAACCGCCTCCGGCCCCGCCGTTCCTGCCTCGCCGTACCGGGCAGCAACCCGCGCTTCCTGGAGAAGGCCCAGGGCCTGCCGGCCGACCAGGTCTTCCTCGACCTGGAGGACGCCTGCGCCCCCCTGGTCAAGGAGAGCGCCCGCCACAACATCGTGGACGCCCTCAACAACGGCGACTGGGGCGCCAAGACCAAGGTCGTCCGGGTCAACGACTGGACCACCCACTGGACCTACCGCGACGTGATCACCGTCGTCGAGGGCGCCGGCCCGAACCTCGACTGCATCATGCTGCCGAAGGTGCAGGACGCCGAGCAGGTGAAGGCGCTCGACCTGCTGCTCACCCAGATCGAGAAGACCATGGGCTTCGAGGTCGGCAAGATCGGCATCGAGGCGCAGATCGAGAACGCCAAGGGCCTGATCAACGTCGACGCGATCGCCACCGCCTCGCCGCGCCTGGAGACCATCATCTTCGGCCCGGCCGACTTCATGGCCTCCATCAACATGAAGTCCCTGGTGGTCGGCGAGCAGCCGCCCGGCTACGACGCCGACGCGTACCACTACATCCTGATGCGCATCCTGATGGCCGCCCGCGCCAACGACCTGCAGGCCATCGACGGCCCGTACCTGCAGATCCGCAACGCCGACGGCTACAAGGCGGTCGCCCGCCGCGCCGCCGCCCTCGGCTTCGACGGCAAGTGGGTGCTCCACCCGGACCAGGTCGCCGCCGCGAACGAGATCTTCTCGCCCTCGCAGGAGGACTACGACCACGCCGAGCTGATCCTCGACGCCTACGACTGGTGCACCTCCGAGGCGGGCGGCGCCAAGGGCTCCGCGATGCTCGGCGACGAGATGATCGACGAGGCCAGCCGCAAGATGGCCCTGGTCATCTCCGGCAAGGGCCGCGCCGCCGGCATGGAGCGCACCTCCAAGTTCGAGCCCCCGCAGGCCTGA
- a CDS encoding protein meaA, which translates to MADRDRPWLMRTYAGHSTASDSNALYRRNLAKGQTGLSVAFDLPTQTGYDSDHVLARGEVGRVGVPVGHVGDMRTLFDGIPLEQTNTSMTINATAMWLLALYQVVAEEQGADIAKLTGTTQNDIVKEYLSRGTHVFPPGPSVRLITDMIAYTVANIPKWNPINICSYHLQEAGATPVQEIAYSMCTAIAVLDAVRDSGQVPAERMGEVVARISFFVNAGVRFIEEMCKMRAFTRLWEKVTRERYGIEDPKQRRFRYGVQVNSLGLTEAQPENNVQRIVLEMLAVTLSKDARARAVQLPAWNEALGLPRPWDQQWSLRIQQVLAYESDLLEYGDVFNGSHVIEAKTEELLAGAEAEIAKVLEMGGVIPAVESGYLKSNLVASHAERRARIEAGQDKIVGVNCFDTTEDSPLTADLDTAIMVVDPASERSVLENLERWRSGRDEAAAQTALEQLKATATTSENLMPATLACARAGVTTGEWSFALREVFGEYRAPTGVGGAPVAVAAEPGGELAQVREAVAATAAELGTGKLRLLVGKPGLDGHSNGAEQIAVRARDAGFEVVYQGIRLTPEQIVSAAVAEDVHCVGLSILSGAHPELVPDVIQRLRRAGVEDVPVIVGGIIPAADAETLKAGGVAAVFTPKDFGITTIIGRIVDEIRLANRLQPWAAAETTATS; encoded by the coding sequence ATGGCCGATCGCGACCGTCCGTGGCTCATGCGGACCTACGCCGGGCACTCCACCGCGAGCGACTCCAACGCGCTCTACCGGCGGAACCTGGCGAAGGGTCAGACAGGTCTGTCCGTCGCCTTCGACCTGCCCACCCAGACCGGCTACGACTCCGACCACGTCCTCGCCCGCGGCGAGGTCGGCCGGGTCGGCGTGCCGGTCGGGCACGTCGGTGACATGCGGACCCTGTTCGACGGCATCCCGCTCGAGCAGACCAACACCTCGATGACGATCAACGCCACCGCCATGTGGCTGCTGGCGCTCTACCAGGTGGTCGCCGAGGAGCAGGGCGCCGACATCGCCAAGCTCACCGGCACCACCCAGAACGACATCGTCAAGGAGTACCTCTCCCGCGGGACGCACGTCTTCCCGCCCGGGCCCTCCGTCCGGCTGATCACCGACATGATCGCCTACACGGTCGCGAACATCCCCAAGTGGAACCCGATCAACATCTGCAGCTACCACCTGCAGGAGGCCGGGGCCACCCCGGTCCAGGAGATCGCGTACTCCATGTGCACCGCGATCGCCGTCCTCGACGCCGTCCGCGACTCCGGCCAGGTGCCGGCCGAGCGGATGGGCGAGGTGGTCGCCCGGATCTCCTTCTTCGTGAACGCGGGCGTCCGCTTCATCGAGGAGATGTGCAAGATGCGGGCCTTCACCCGGCTCTGGGAGAAGGTCACCCGCGAGCGGTACGGCATCGAGGACCCCAAGCAGCGGCGCTTCCGCTACGGCGTCCAGGTCAACTCGCTCGGCCTGACCGAGGCGCAGCCGGAGAACAACGTCCAGCGGATCGTGCTGGAGATGCTCGCCGTCACCCTCTCCAAGGACGCCCGCGCCCGCGCCGTCCAGCTGCCCGCGTGGAACGAGGCCCTCGGCCTGCCGCGCCCGTGGGACCAGCAGTGGTCGCTGCGGATCCAGCAGGTGCTGGCCTACGAGTCGGACCTGCTGGAGTACGGCGACGTCTTCAACGGCTCGCACGTGATCGAGGCCAAGACCGAGGAGCTACTGGCCGGCGCCGAGGCCGAGATCGCCAAGGTGCTGGAGATGGGCGGGGTCATCCCGGCCGTCGAGTCCGGCTACCTCAAGTCCAACCTGGTCGCCTCGCACGCCGAGCGCCGGGCCCGGATCGAGGCCGGCCAGGACAAGATCGTCGGCGTCAACTGCTTCGACACCACCGAGGACAGCCCGCTCACGGCCGACCTGGACACCGCCATCATGGTGGTCGACCCGGCCTCCGAGCGGTCCGTGCTGGAGAACCTGGAGCGGTGGCGCTCCGGCCGCGACGAGGCCGCCGCGCAGACGGCCCTGGAGCAGCTGAAGGCCACCGCCACCACCTCCGAGAACCTGATGCCGGCCACGCTCGCCTGCGCCCGTGCCGGCGTCACCACCGGCGAGTGGTCCTTCGCCCTGCGCGAGGTGTTCGGCGAGTACCGGGCCCCCACCGGTGTCGGAGGCGCCCCGGTCGCCGTCGCGGCCGAGCCCGGCGGCGAGCTGGCCCAGGTCCGCGAGGCGGTCGCGGCCACCGCCGCCGAGCTCGGGACCGGCAAGCTCCGCCTGCTGGTCGGCAAGCCCGGCCTGGACGGCCACTCCAACGGCGCCGAGCAGATCGCCGTCCGGGCCCGCGACGCCGGCTTCGAGGTGGTCTACCAGGGCATCCGGCTGACGCCCGAACAGATCGTCTCCGCGGCCGTCGCCGAGGACGTCCACTGCGTCGGCCTGTCCATCCTCTCCGGCGCCCACCCGGAGCTTGTGCCCGACGTCATACAGCGCCTGCGCCGCGCCGGGGTGGAGGATGTGCCCGTGATCGTCGGAGGCATCATCCCCGCGGCGGACGCCGAGACCCTCAAGGCCGGCGGCGTGGCCGCGGTCTTCACGCCGAAGGACTTCGGCATCACGACCATCATCGGCCGGATCGTGGACGAGATCCGGCTGGCCAACAGGCTCCAGCCGTGGGCCGCAGCCGAGACCACTGCGACCAGCTGA
- the ccrA gene encoding crotonyl-CoA carboxylase/reductase — MQEILDAILSNDATSEDFAAVKLPESYRAVTLHKDEEQMFAGLDSRDKDPRKSLHLDEVPLPELGPGEALVAVMASSVNYNTVWSSIFEPVSTFGFLERYGRLSPLTKRHDLPYHVLGSDLAGVVLRTGAGVNAWKPGDEVVAHCLSVELESPDGHNDTMMDPEQRIWGFETNFGGLAQIALVKTNQLLPKPKHLTWEEAASPGLVNSTAYRQLVSQNGAGMKQGDNVLIWGASGGLGSYATQYALAGGATPICVVSSESKAEICRAMGAEAIIDRSAEGYKFWKDENNQDPREWKRLGSKIREFTGGEDVDIVFEHPGRETFGASVYVTRKGGTIVTCASTSGYMHQYDNRYLWMSLKRIVGSHFANYREAFEANRLVAKGKIHPTLSKVYSLEETGQAALDVHHNKHQGKVGVLCLAPEEGMGVRDHELRAKHLPAINRFRNI, encoded by the coding sequence ATGCAGGAAATCCTCGACGCGATCCTCAGCAACGACGCCACGTCGGAGGACTTCGCCGCCGTCAAGCTCCCCGAGTCCTACCGAGCGGTCACGCTCCACAAGGACGAGGAGCAGATGTTCGCCGGCCTCGACAGCCGCGACAAGGACCCGCGCAAGTCCCTTCACCTCGACGAGGTCCCGCTCCCCGAGCTGGGCCCGGGCGAGGCCCTGGTCGCCGTCATGGCGAGCTCCGTCAACTACAACACCGTGTGGAGCTCGATCTTCGAGCCGGTCTCCACCTTCGGCTTCCTGGAGCGCTACGGCCGCCTGTCGCCGCTGACCAAGCGTCACGACCTGCCGTACCACGTCCTCGGCTCGGACCTCGCGGGCGTCGTCCTGCGCACCGGCGCCGGCGTCAACGCCTGGAAGCCCGGCGACGAGGTCGTCGCGCACTGCCTCTCGGTCGAGCTGGAGTCCCCGGACGGCCACAACGACACGATGATGGACCCGGAGCAGCGCATCTGGGGCTTCGAGACCAACTTCGGCGGCCTGGCCCAGATCGCCCTGGTGAAGACCAACCAGCTGCTGCCCAAGCCGAAGCACCTCACCTGGGAGGAGGCCGCCTCCCCGGGCCTGGTCAACTCCACCGCCTACCGCCAGCTGGTGTCGCAGAACGGCGCCGGCATGAAGCAGGGCGACAACGTGCTGATCTGGGGCGCCAGCGGCGGCCTCGGCTCGTACGCCACCCAGTACGCCCTGGCCGGCGGCGCCACCCCGATCTGTGTGGTCTCCAGCGAGTCCAAGGCCGAGATCTGCCGCGCCATGGGCGCCGAGGCGATCATCGACCGGTCCGCCGAGGGCTACAAGTTCTGGAAGGACGAGAACAACCAGGACCCGCGTGAGTGGAAGCGCCTGGGCTCCAAGATCCGCGAGTTCACCGGCGGCGAGGACGTGGACATCGTCTTCGAGCACCCGGGCCGCGAGACCTTCGGCGCCTCGGTCTACGTCACCCGCAAGGGCGGCACCATCGTCACCTGCGCCTCCACCTCCGGCTACATGCACCAGTACGACAACCGCTACCTGTGGATGTCGCTGAAGCGCATCGTCGGTTCGCACTTCGCCAACTACCGCGAGGCGTTCGAGGCCAACCGCCTGGTCGCCAAGGGCAAGATCCACCCGACCCTGTCCAAGGTCTACTCCCTGGAGGAGACCGGCCAGGCCGCCCTCGACGTGCACCACAACAAGCACCAGGGCAAGGTCGGCGTGCTCTGCCTGGCGCCCGAGGAGGGCATGGGCGTCCGCGACCACGAGCTGCGGGCCAAGCACCTGCCGGCGATCAACCGCTTCCGGAACATCTGA
- a CDS encoding TetR family transcriptional regulator: MDRELSSSEQQEAGRASAETGAGSRRAAAQRLQMRQDLATAAMELFATQGYEETTVDQIAAAAGVARRTFFRYFRSKEEAIFPDHDDTLVRVADLLASAEADEHPLDVVCRGIKEVLRMYASTPGVSVARYQLIRQVPALREREIAVVARYERLFTRYLLGRFDAAEETPPGWQRGGDDDSMLAEVSAAAVVAAHNHVLRRWLRAGGHGDVEAQLDHSFEVIRGTFWPTPPSGARRRGTPVAPGAMGDAGSLEEHAAVSALSASPGGEVLITVARTDAPLDLVVNSIRAALAAPKAG; the protein is encoded by the coding sequence ATGGATCGGGAACTGTCATCCTCCGAGCAGCAGGAGGCCGGCCGGGCGTCGGCCGAGACCGGAGCGGGAAGCCGGCGCGCGGCCGCGCAGCGGCTGCAGATGCGCCAGGACCTGGCGACGGCCGCGATGGAGCTGTTCGCCACCCAGGGCTACGAGGAGACGACGGTCGATCAGATCGCCGCCGCCGCCGGGGTGGCCCGGCGGACCTTCTTCCGGTACTTCCGGTCGAAGGAGGAGGCGATCTTCCCGGACCACGACGACACCCTGGTGCGGGTGGCCGACCTGCTGGCCAGCGCGGAGGCGGACGAGCACCCGCTGGACGTGGTGTGCCGGGGCATCAAGGAGGTGCTCCGGATGTACGCCTCCACGCCGGGGGTCTCGGTGGCCCGGTACCAGCTGATCCGCCAGGTGCCGGCGCTGCGCGAGCGGGAGATCGCCGTGGTCGCCCGGTACGAGCGGCTGTTCACCCGGTACCTGCTGGGCCGGTTCGACGCGGCCGAGGAGACCCCTCCGGGCTGGCAGCGCGGCGGGGACGACGACTCGATGCTGGCCGAGGTCTCGGCGGCGGCGGTGGTCGCGGCGCACAACCACGTGCTGCGGCGCTGGCTGCGGGCCGGCGGCCACGGCGACGTGGAGGCGCAGCTCGACCACTCCTTCGAGGTGATCCGGGGGACGTTCTGGCCGACCCCGCCGAGCGGGGCGCGACGCCGTGGCACTCCTGTGGCACCCGGTGCCATGGGTGACGCCGGGTCACTGGAGGAGCACGCGGCAGTGAGCGCACTCAGTGCCAGTCCGGGCGGTGAGGTGCTCATCACAGTCGCCCGAACGGACGCACCGCTGGACCTGGTGGTGAACTCGATCAGGGCGGCACTGGCTGCACCCAAGGCTGGTTAA
- a CDS encoding 3-hydroxyacyl-CoA dehydrogenase family protein, with product MERPFPTVAVIGLGTMGAGIAVAVARSGRRVIGIEANADSAARALTRIEDSTARAVGRERLTAEDRAALLERISVTTGLQAAAAADLVIEEVPEQLELKREIFAELDRICPPETVLATGTTALSVTRIAAATARPERVLGLHFFNPVHTMKLVEVVRTVLTSPQSAEQAAEFARDLGKEPVAAGDRAGFIVNGLLFAYLNQAAAMFESKYATREDIDAAMRLGCGLPMGPLALLDLIGVDTARTVLEAMYEQSKDRLHAPAPILGQLVSAGLLGRKTGRGFYTYEGPGSSTVVAEEAGAARQRVAGREVRLVGVCGSGTMATGIVEVFAKAGYAVLLAARSQEKADNAKAQLARSLERSVSRGRLSEEQRDAALALVTPTGQYADLAEVDLVVEAVAEDLAVKRELFATLDKIVKPGAVLATTTSSLPVISCATATSRPQDVIGMHFFNPAPAMRLVEVVSTVLTAEDVTSTVLELCAAVKKHPVECGDRAGFIVNALLFPYLNDAVRMLQEHYATVDDIDTAMKLGCGYPMGPFELLDVVGLDVSLTIEQVLHQEFREPGLAAAPLLEHLVAAGCLGRKSGRGFRDHARR from the coding sequence ATGGAGCGTCCCTTCCCGACCGTCGCTGTGATCGGCCTCGGCACCATGGGTGCCGGGATCGCCGTCGCGGTGGCGCGCAGTGGCCGCCGTGTGATCGGCATCGAGGCCAACGCCGACTCCGCCGCCCGGGCGCTGACCCGGATCGAGGACTCCACGGCCCGTGCCGTGGGCCGCGAGCGCCTGACCGCCGAGGACCGCGCCGCGCTGCTGGAGCGGATCTCGGTCACCACCGGGCTCCAGGCCGCCGCCGCGGCCGACCTGGTGATCGAGGAGGTCCCGGAGCAGCTGGAGCTCAAGCGCGAGATCTTCGCCGAGCTGGACCGGATCTGCCCGCCGGAGACGGTGCTCGCGACCGGTACCACCGCGCTCTCGGTGACCCGGATCGCCGCCGCCACCGCCCGCCCGGAGCGGGTGCTCGGCCTGCACTTCTTCAACCCGGTGCACACCATGAAGCTGGTCGAGGTGGTCCGCACCGTGCTGACCTCCCCCCAGTCCGCCGAGCAGGCCGCCGAGTTCGCCCGCGACCTGGGCAAGGAGCCGGTGGCGGCCGGCGACCGGGCCGGCTTCATCGTCAACGGCCTGCTGTTCGCGTACCTCAACCAGGCCGCCGCGATGTTCGAGTCGAAGTACGCGACCCGCGAGGACATCGACGCCGCGATGCGGCTGGGCTGCGGCCTGCCGATGGGCCCGCTGGCGCTGCTGGACCTGATCGGCGTGGACACCGCCCGGACCGTCCTGGAGGCGATGTACGAGCAGTCCAAGGACCGGCTGCACGCCCCCGCGCCGATCCTCGGCCAGCTGGTCTCCGCCGGGCTGCTGGGCCGCAAGACCGGCCGCGGCTTCTACACCTACGAGGGCCCGGGCTCCTCCACGGTGGTCGCCGAGGAGGCCGGGGCCGCCCGGCAGCGGGTGGCCGGCCGCGAGGTCCGGCTGGTCGGCGTCTGCGGCTCGGGCACCATGGCCACCGGCATCGTCGAGGTGTTCGCCAAGGCCGGGTACGCGGTGCTGCTGGCCGCCCGCAGCCAGGAGAAGGCGGACAACGCCAAGGCCCAGCTGGCCCGCTCGCTGGAGCGTTCGGTCTCCCGCGGCCGGCTGTCCGAGGAGCAGCGCGACGCGGCGCTGGCGCTGGTCACCCCGACCGGCCAGTACGCGGACCTGGCCGAGGTCGACCTGGTGGTCGAGGCGGTGGCCGAGGACCTGGCGGTCAAGCGGGAGCTGTTCGCCACCCTGGACAAGATCGTCAAGCCGGGTGCGGTGCTGGCCACCACCACCTCCTCGCTGCCGGTGATCAGCTGTGCGACCGCCACCTCGCGGCCGCAGGACGTGATCGGCATGCACTTCTTCAACCCGGCGCCGGCGATGCGGCTGGTCGAGGTGGTCTCCACCGTGCTGACCGCCGAGGACGTCACCTCCACCGTGCTGGAGCTGTGCGCCGCGGTGAAGAAGCACCCGGTGGAGTGCGGCGACCGGGCCGGCTTCATCGTGAACGCGCTGCTCTTCCCGTACCTGAACGACGCGGTGCGGATGCTCCAGGAGCACTACGCCACGGTGGACGACATCGACACCGCGATGAAGCTGGGCTGCGGCTACCCGATGGGCCCGTTCGAGCTGCTGGACGTGGTCGGCCTGGACGTGTCGCTCACCATCGAGCAGGTGCTGCACCAGGAGTTCCGCGAGCCGGGTCTGGCGGCGGCGCCGCTGCTGGAGCACCTGGTGGCGGCCGGCTGCCTGGGGCGCAAGAGCGGCCGCGGCTTCCGAGACCACGCACGGCGATGA